DNA from Cydia pomonella isolate Wapato2018A chromosome 14, ilCydPomo1, whole genome shotgun sequence:
GGCCCAAAATTAcgttgacaaaattaaaaagtaaaatttttgaatttggaacgccAAACGAATTCGGTTCATTTTCTGTTACATTTTTACACATATTGGCaacgttttatgaataatagCTTGTTTgaattatatgaatatttttggtttttatgatGTCTACGCAGCGTAAAGCAATAATTTCCTTGCACGAAGCGGGAAAACGACAGTGTGAGATAGTTAGATCGCTCGGTGTCAGTCGTCAACTGGTGTCCAAGACTATTGGGCGGTATAATGAACTCGGGCATCTTGCTGACCGCCCAGGAAGAGGAAGAAAGAGGACTGTTAGGACTCCGAGGCTtcgaaatgttataaaaaaacggcTTAGTCGTAATCCACGGACCAAAGTGCGAAAAATGGCTCGGGAACTGGGTGTAAGTCGATCAACGGTCCAACGTATTGTCGCTAATGATCTAAAATTAAAGGCATATAAGCTACGTAAAGCTCAGCTTCtagaagataaagataaaaaagttCGTTTACAGAGATGCCGTTTGATTACGCGACGTGCCGCTactgaaaaatggaaaaatatcctttttactgatgaaaaacttttttgtatagAACAGGCCCACAATCACCAAAATGACAGAATTTACTCTTCTAGTCGCCCCGGAGAGGTCGCAGTCATTCCCCATCGTCAAAAGCCGGATTCAGTTATGGTTTGGGGTGGTATTTGCTCTACAGGCAAAACTCCtctcatttttattgaaaagggtgtaaaaataaaccaaGAAATATACAGGAGAGATATTCTGGAAGCTGTAGTTCTTCCTTGGAGTCAACAACATTTCGGCAACCAGCCGTGGATATTCCAGCAGGACTGCTCCATCTCACAGGGCCCGAAGTGTGCAGCAGTGGTGTAAAGACAATTTTCCAGGGTTCATAAGCTCGAAAGAGTGGCCGCCCTACTCACCTGATCTAAATCCAATGGATTATAGTTTGTGGTCTATCTTAGAAACAAGGGCCTGTGCTACAAAACACAAGAGTGTAGACGCTTTAAAAGCGAAACTTACCCAGGAGTGGGCAAAAATAACCATGGAGGAGCTGCGGCATATCGTTGAAAATTTTACCAAACGTTTGCGTTTGTGCATTAAAGCCAAAGGGGGCTATTTTGAAGACAattgatttttcttaaataaaataggctgtatttttaattttaagttgtattgaataagttatgtaagtatttaatattaaaacttaaaaaaatctttgtcaaCGTTTTTTTGGGCCACCCTGTATTCATCGAAAATAACAATGACCGGGTCCAGAAATGAACAAGGCGAAAACCTGGCGCAATTTCCTTTGCCACGGGGACATCACCAATCTTATGTTTCTGCACGACGTGATAGACAATGACAGCAGGCATTGTTTGTTGGAGTACAACAATAAACAACAACAATGCGTACATATAGTCGCATCGGAACCCAACGCTGTGGAGAAAATGAAGCTCCTGGTCCTGTGGGGAGCTAATATCAATGGAAAGGAGGGTAAAAACGGCGATACTGCTTTGCACATCGGAGTCAAGATGAAGGACTACGAGCTAGTGGAGTGGCTCTGCAGACTGCAGGATATAAACCGTGAGTTGGTGAATAACGAATGTAGGACTCCTTTCCACATCGCGTTTATGAATAGAGATGAGAAAATGATGAGAATATTGAAAGAAAATGGCGCCACGGGCAGACTTCCTTTGCAGTCAGAATCAAATTCTGCAGACGAGGACTACGAGCCGCATAAGATATCCCTGAAGCACGTGTAGTTTGTTCGTTTTCGTTATACAGTAGGTAAAACAGTCATCTATTGTGTAGACAGCTGGTATGAGTCAATGAGATCACTGAGTCACTGGAGCACTCGGCaatgatttataaaaataaataaataaataaataataataaaattgtttattccTTATAAGTGTCACTTTACATTATACAGGGTTGGtacctctttttaagtaacagATACTTGTATtaagaggcaccgctcttcctcAGTTGCTAAATGaacaacaataaattattacagaatttgaataaaattaaaacaaaaaaatattaacattttcaGTTAATAGCAAAtgtagttattttaaatttaaacttaaagaaAGAATAAATTGTTGTGTgtttgtgtatgtgtgtatttatatatcaaaaaCATTATGGATTAAGTTCTCAATATCAAGGTAACTTTTACATTTTAGCAATTTTGTTATTATGCTTTTACTTTCGTAATGTGATAGTggatatatatttaaatgtttattaatagAATTATATAGTTTAACGGATTTACAAACAAATTGTCTACTCGCATATGTTGTGTTTATTTGAACTGTtggaattttattgtttcttcTCCTTCTGTTTTGTGTGGTAGGTGTGTATGGTACAgatttgtgtagttttaaggtcgtaaataatatatacagttTCCTTACAGATAATACGTCAGAAAGTTTATATAGGTCCATGGTAGGAAATCTAAACGGCTTGAAGAACATAACTTTTAGCAGTGATCTCTGGGCTCTTTCGAGTtccaaaaattttgttttggtaGCACCCCCCCAGACCGGTATACAATAACTTATGACTGATTGAACAAGGGTTACATATATTTGTTGGAGAAGATGTGAAGTACAAATGTGCCTTAGGTTTTTAAAGACCCATATAAGCTTCCTGACCCGGCTCATGAGTAGCTCTATGTGCAAATGCCACGTTAGACGTTGGTCGACTAGTATCCCTAGATACTTAGCATTTTCAACTTTATTTATAGTAGTGCATGTACAGTTTTGCGTGTTGTTGCTGCATGTGtggatttttatattaaaatggtgATCTGGTTGTGTACTATTGTAGTTTGTAAAGCAAATATAGTTTGTTTTAGATGTATTTAACGTAAGAAGACGGGAGCGCAGCCAGCAGGCAACTTCTGACAAACCTTGTTCTGCAGAATGCTTCACGTCTTCCCAAGTGTCTCCAGTGAATACAATGGCAGTGTCATCAGCATAAGAAAAGATGTGTCCGTTATTAATATGCATATTACATGACTGGTTTATATAGATTAAAAATAGGGTTGGTCCAAGGACACTCCCCTGGGATTTATCGACGTACACATTGACGTCATTGGGATTTGAATTGCGCTTGCGCGAAATGATGTTTATTTTAGATGGCGGTCAACACGCTGGTCAGTGTCTAAAGATTAGGTTACATTGACTCTGCCTTTTTTTCGCAATTTATAAGTTAGAGTTTACTTGATAAATTTGTAATAAGGATATTTGTAATATTGTAAAGCTATAAGTCATTATGATTATAATTCGAAGTGAGTGTTTTTATTATCTTAGACAATATTGTAGAGTAAcgattttcttaaatatcttttattgttatatttgtatttgGTAACCTGACTTGTGTTTTTATaacgttttatattttatatttgttatttataatatatttatttacagtctGACAATATTAgttgaattaatattttatttaatatggtaTTTGTAATCTTGTAGTAGAGGTATGGCTTGTTATCTATGAATATAATGAATTGCATTATTTTGGTTtgcatattaaatatgtattttagtttatattgtATAGAGTCTGAGAAAGCTATGAAATATAGCGAAATGTCGCGAATCTGATATTGTTGGtgtgtcattttatttaattctacTGTCCTCTTAcactttaattaatatttacattattaatttgttAGATGATATGTGTAATAAGATgttatttctatttaatattgtataaactcctttgttaaatttgttttatatctTTGTTCATTATTTTGAAAGCTACAAGAATCGACCATCTGTTCAAATATAATTCATCTTTAGTGCTCGCCGTTTCTGACATTCACGCGTGATTAAAATTCACCTTATATAGAGTAACAAAAGCCGTTCGTTGCTCCTTTTTCCGGCCCATTTATTACTTAGATACTGTCTTATGGCCTAACCTTGTAGAGGACGAACAACAAACAAGCATCCTGGGGTCGTTGATACTCTGGCGGGAATAAAAAGCATACGATGCATCGTGGTGACTTCATTTCACAAACATTCGCGGTATCATCCATTCGGGAgacttatcaaaataaatattataatggaATACTTTCCGTGTCTGATCCCTAAGATTTGGGACTTAGTCCCAGAGTTTTTTGTGGACCTGATCATCCACGACAAGCTGCAAGAATACTGTAACGTGCATGGAACTGTCTACGGGGCCACTTTCACCCATGAAGGCGTCACGGCGACCGCACAGAACTACCACGGGGTTGCCTTGTGGTTTCGCATCAGCACTGATACAGTGGATTATCCTAACCACCAGGTCTACAAGATGATTAAAGTGGCCCAATTTCAGTGATCTAAGTGCTCAGTGCTAGTGTTCCCTAATTTTAAGGCtcttttcaaatttcaaaactCCCAGTGCTaatattaagattaattttaacGTTTTATGGTCTCAGAAATTATACTCATTTCTATTAAGGATTTTCCCTGTTTATTTCTTCCTAATCTTTCAATGCGTACGCCTGGAATTTTGCTAAGGGCTCATCCACATATTACGATAATATATGGACGAGCCTTAAGGATCTAACTTTTGAGATTGAAATTTTTACTTGTATCGTTTGTTATAAGTACAAGAAAAAATGcgacaacttttaaaaaaatatttattgacatacTAAAATCAATTAACTATGTACAAAATAATATGGACAATTCGAATAGTACCACAAAAAGCCCAAATTATTGCCTCATGGTGCCCATTAATGACCAGACAGCGACTTTGTCAAAAGTGGAGCCACCTTATTCCAATCTGAccgaaactatttttttttatggtaggggaggcaaacgagcagacggatcacctgatggtaagcgattaccgccgcccatggacacctgcaacaccagatgggttgcaagtgcgttgccggcctttaagatgggaataCGCTGCTCCCATCTTTAAGGCCGGTAACTGATGCTCTGTATCGGCACTACGGGCTGTTTTACGTAGTTTACATTATAGCCCAGTAGTGTTCAATCGGGCGAAGCTCTGGAGAATTCGGTGGATTTAACTCTTTGGCCACAAAATTTACATTATTGTCTTTATACCATTTTACTACCTTAGCCGCGTAATGGCAAGACGCTAAGTCAGGCCAAAATACAGTTTTGGAGTTGTGCTTTTTGATCATCGGCAATACTCGTTTTTGAAGTTTCATATTAATATCGGCATTCATCGACGAGGTAGTGAAAAAAGTAGTTGACTTCATTCCGCATTCACAAATGGCCTGCCACACCATGACTTTCTTGCCGAACTTCTCAACGCAGATGGATTTTTCAGCCTCTGTGATTTCTGTTCCCTCACGAATAGGGCAATACTGGGGGCCTGGCAAAGACTTGTAGTCCAGTTTAAAGCCGGGTCCAGATTAGTGACAATTTGCCGAACGGAACACTGTGATGTCGCCGCGGACTTGTTACGTATAGTGTGGACgaatggaagtttgcatcggaTCGGACGCTGGTGGTGTAACGATAGTGTGGACGGCATTTGTTACGCGTACAAATGTTACGATGGTCCTCTATAACCGATGGATGCCATTTTGAAACTTCAACCAACGTAGTCGACATGTCGACTCCAGAAGAATTAGCcgaaatgtatttaaatattgctCTTGCAAGCGCATCATTTGTATTACTTtgtgcttaaaaaaaaaatagggcgGCGAAAAAAAAGAGATGGTGGCAAAGTGAACTTTTCAGAAATCGTAATATTTATGGTGGAAATTCGTTACTGAGAGATTTAAGATTTCAATAAATAAgtggaaaatacaaaaaaattgtgCGAATGTCTCCTACAGACTTTGAAGTTTTGCTGAATTTGATtggtcaaacaataaaaaaacaagacaCTCAATTTAGAATGTCAATTTCGGTGCAAGAAAGACTTGCAGAGACATTGAGATTTTTGGCAAGGTCCAGTGGCGTATGCAAGTCGAAGCTTAAATAAAGCAGACCTCAATTATCTTACAATTGAAAAAGAGATGCTTTCTCTTGTATGGTCCATAAAATACTCCAGACCATATCATATGGacataaatttacaatttttatagATCATCGACCATTAGTATACCTATTTAACATGGCTAATCCAACAAGCAGACTTACCAAATTTCGCTTAGCGTTGGAGGAGTACGACTTTGTGGTGGAGTACATAAAAGGCAAAGATAATATGGCTGCAGACGCACTATCTAGTGTAATAATAACTTCGGATGAACTTAAAGGTATGAGtgaaaacattttaaatgttattactAGAAGTAGCGCTAAACTGATGGacagcaataaaaatataccgACTAACAGAAATTCCAGTTGTTTCCGGATTGGTCACCCGAAAATCATGGAATCAATTGTTAGGCCGACGAATTCGGTATAACTTGAGTTTGTTTCGAatagtattgtttttttgtaaaaacgaGCAACATTAGTTCGTAATAATCAGGGCGATGGCTTACAAGAACAAGAACTTCGTGTTGATTATACGTCCAGAAATTGACTGTTCAGTAGTCAGTCTAGACGATGGAACTCGACAAGCCCTGGAAAAGCCCCTAAAAGAAAAATCTAAATACGGACCAAATATAAATGGTGCCCAAGCAAAAATCTGGTCACACATTTAGAAAAATGGATTAGGGGAATATAAGGAGAGACAGCAATTGCTGGGGAAATATATGGTACCAAACAACTGTCAGCTTTTTCAAGCCCCTAAATTAAATCCTGCAGTTATAGCCACAATTTCCGAATAACACAAAAACCGAGATAAAAGATAGGAGAAGAGCAGCAGCAATTGGGACATGGCAAAACAGCCTTAAACAGGGCACACTGTCTCGCGATCTACACAATAAACGAGCATCGTTGGTCCGTCGCCTCCGGGGCCAGCAGCCAGCCGATGGGCAGCAGGAGCAGCTGGCAGACCCAGCACCGAACTGAAGGCTACGTCGTAAGAGGATGgcgattttcttttaaattaatataacaaGGTCCGTATGCTCTTAAGTTTGTCGTCGCCGTTACGACACCGCTACCAGAAATGGGGAAGAGTGGACGCAGACACATTTTGGTCAAAAAGTGTGGTCGCCGTGTGCACTCATTGTTACCAGATATTGCGACTACTTATCCCAAAATCATTCGTTCATTTTGGTAGTGTCAAATGGAAACTGTCAAAGTGAAAAATCAatacatacattaaaacacCATCGCTTTAAAGGATTTGCAAGACTTAAGCATTTATTGGTTGCATTTATATTACAATATGGCTTAAATAACTACGGAAAGTTAACCTGCTCGAGTGAATTTGATAAGTGTAATTTTATCAACGCGCCACCACATTATCTTAGTTTAGccagaaattaaattatttactacTCAGTGCATGTGTATGTACATAACTACAGTATTTGATGCATTATTAGTGCTCCGAtgcatatacttttttttaattagcctATTTGTCCCACTacatgtcccactgctgggcaaaggcctcccctctcgctttacaatcctccctgtgctgagcaagatctAAACCTGTTgactaattagaaaaaaaaacagaccaAGAGCATATCCGGCTATGCTGTGTCATGGGCTCCGCCAGGATTACTTTCAGGGAGGTGCATATactatacttaaataataaaaataacgctTAACATACTACTAAACTTGTtaattttgatgtaaaaatatgGTTTAACGCTGAGAAATATTGCAGTCACAACGTAGTCGTAATGTGTGGACTCTTGTGTAGACACCTGTTAGTGTTAAGCCGTGTACTCATTAACGAGCTGTAACCGTAACCGTTGCATGCACTGTAACCAAAAAACATAGTGTGTACGTGGTTCGCGAACCTGCTGCGAGCGGGTACGCGTCGGGCTTGCAGCGAGCCGATGTTTACAGCGTACTCATTTCTGAACCTGTAACGTTGCACGTAACTGTAACCGATACTGTTACAAAAACATAGTGTGTACGTGGTTCGCGAACCTGCTGCGAGCGGGTACGCGTCGGGCTTGCAGCGAGCCGATGTTTACAGCGTACTCATTTCTGAACCTGTAACGTTGCACGTAACTGTAACCGTTACTGTTACAACACTTACTGTACAAACATAGTGTGTACGTGGTTGATGAACGCCACACGAGCGACTCGCAGCGAGCCGACGATTGTCGGTTTTTGCCGCGAATCAAAGGGCGCTCGCAGTGCGCTCGTGGACGTCAAGAGGAGAGGTTGTTGCTAGCCGCTAtctgtactttttatttctctcgACATGAGTGAATGGTCAGAGGAGAAATGTCTGTCGTTGATAGACGCCTACAGGGAAAACACGGTGCTATGGAACCCTAAGGATAAGGACtactacaaaaaacatttaaaagaagATGCCTGGGCTAAAACTGAGGGCAGGGCAGGCCTCCACGTTCGTTACACTCCCCGTACACACTAGAACTTCGTTACTGTATCTGTTTGGTTACAGTTACAACTCGCAAAATGAGTACGCTCGGTGAAAGCGTTCCGGCGACATCGTGAGCCGTAACTGTAACACGCGTACACACTAGAACCTCGTTACTGTATCTATTTGGTTACAGTTACAACTCGCAAAATGAGTACGCTCGGTGAAAGCGTTCCGGCGACATCGTGAGCCGTAACTGTAACACGCGTACACACTAGAACCTCGTTACTGTATCACGCATGTTACGGTTATGGCTCGCTAGTGAGTACACGGCTTTAACGCGTGACCAAAAGTAGAAACAAAGTTACTGGATTCACAAAATGGCTCCATGTGTTCATTTGCGTTCATTTATTATCAAAGTGTTTTAGTGCCACGCCGTGGTCAGTGGCCTTAACTgacgcaaataaaataaaattattacgtTGGTACCCAGTTGCTGGGTACTGAACAGTTGATATATTATTATGGCCCACAACTAAAAAGGCTTCTGAATTGGAGAGGCTGAGGAGGGCAGAACAAACGCCCTTCAACGAATGGGTTCGATTGTGGTGCGCGGTTAAGGCCaatgatattaatatttatatggaAGGAAAGAAAATAGAAGCATTATAAGCTTCTTTTGAAGacaaagacaattttttttatcgtaatTGTTTATCATAACTCATATTATTTGTTTAGAATAAGCAAGCTTGCCAAACCTGCtgtctaaatatttaaaaaaaactgaccaAGAGGATATCCGGACATGCTCAGTGTCATGGGCGCCGCCAGGATTACTTTCAGGAAGGTGCATATGTAAAACAGTAGAACTCGATGGCGTCATTTATTTCTCTTATGTCATATAGTTCCGCCCGATTACAATTTGCTAGCTtacagtggcggcgcgtcacaaatattcgtagggaacccggagctaattttggtttccttttctccatgaaccgatcgtgaaagtactcaacgggctgaagtttagacaagccggtgggaatcgagttctttgaacgatccgccactgctagcttataataagaatattttatattagaaaGTTGATTAGTAAATCTTATGATTAGAAAGTTCATGTTGTTCCCTCAAAATCACCGATGTCTTGTTTAGGcattgataatgataattacCTACCTTTGCATGCTATGCATTTTTGCACCTATAGACTAAATTATTCGTGATCGGTTTCGGACACGCCATACAAaccattatattatattaaaaataaataaaattaaaaccgaTGTCTAATATAAAACACACGATTAACTTTAGTATGTCAGTGCCAGTTTTCGCTTGCTAAGTCGCTGTCATGAGACGAGATGAAATGCATGcggtaattttaaattatttaacgtGTCACtgttattaatacataatatcaaCGCAGTTCTTTGATGGTTAAAAATGGACGGCAAAGTCGATTTTTCCGGTTAAAACAGGTCGCGAAGTGCATAGTTTAACGTCAggcaaaatgtaaaaaattaaaaatattgcattcTCGATTTTGCGACAGCAATGTAGCATACCAttatttgtagagccaagcACTCTCCGTTCCGGTCTTGCAGACCATTCAAAGGAAGTAGCCCGTTCCGTGTAAACCTccgttttgattcccttgcacCCCCTTTCGATTTGTAGTGAATAGTGTCGTAAGTTGTTTTCAAGTTTCcaaataacttatttacatttataaagATATACTTAACGTTTATAATAAGAAATAACGTTTCATTGTTCAAAGTCGGCTACCTATGTGTAGTTTTGTAGTTGTCTACCTACGTAAATACGTACAGTCAAGGGCATAAATATATGTACGTTCCCAGAGCTTCAAATATTTATGTACTATCTTTTAGCCAAAAATTTCTCTACTACAATTAGATCCAAGATATGTGCACAATGATCGACTCATTGAAATGCGTACTAATACCGTTCATTAATATCAATACAATGACAGACAAAAATATGACGGCAAACAGGCAGCCACAAATATCTAGGCAGTTACTTAGATTTATTGCGGGATGTATTTCTGCCTAGTGCTAGAATAGTCTATCCTGATGATTACGTGATTGAATTCATGCAAGATAATTCCGCAATTCATAATGCGAGACACGTCCAAGCATTGATAGACAATGAAgatagtttaaatttaataaaaatgcccCCACGAAGCCCAGATTTAAACCCTATAGAAAATCTATGGGGTTTAATGGTACAAGACTGGGATGCAACTAAAGCTCGTACAACTAACAGCTTAAGAGCACACGTTCACGAAATTTGGGAGGGATTCAGAGGCACTAACGTATGTGAAAACATGGTCCGGTCAATGAAAGACCGTTTGCAAGCGGTGAAAGAAGCAGACGGAGGATATACTAAATATTAGGGGTAAATTATAAGTTGCTTAAGTGGAGCAAgttattaagtttttctttttgtaagaggaataaaatgttttatttttatttgtaattaataaGATGAAGTCCGGTAACATGCATACATTGATTTTATGATAAGATTGCCAATAAAAATTGCGAATTTTGAACATAATTTGATTTCTCATTCCTACTCCAAAAACTACTTTTTACACGCCCCGACATATTTAACTCTTTGATCGCTAATGACTTGATATTAGGTCCAATAAATCCTTTAGTCCCATCTCGTAGCCAGATTCGGTATGTAAGGTTCTTTATAAAGATAAGTACTATGTATAACCGATTAATACTAATGCTGTAGTGTATTTTTGTATCCTTTTGGGTGTAATTCGATATTGTTGTGGCAATTCTATGTCAATCTGGGTAATGTCATTTTGATATCGCAACTCAATTGTTTTTTAATGACTATGGTGACATATAATTTGGAGGGAGACTTGACGTTTATGATTGAATGATTTTcctgattatttttaattataattcatTAATAAATGGGAATAACTACTAAAAGTGATTTTACTTGAAGAAATAAGGCGAGACCTTACAACTCAGAAGTGGCACAGGTACCAAAGAAGCCCACAATTACTGAAATAAATGGAATAATTTTGTTTCGTCGTTGTGGACGAAAGTTTTCTTTCCTACGATGGATTCCAATGAGAAAGAGAATGAAGAGCATCAACTACGAACTCGTGAACATCGTAGTCGCAGTAAACATAAATCGATTCGTGCGAATAAGAAGGCTAAAAGGCGCCGTGAACGCGAACAGAGTATAAATGTTTCGAAGGAAAGACGCAAACGTTACCGGAATCAGCGTTCAAGAAGCTCTAGTGTAACGTGTAGTGAAGGTCGGAGAAGTCGTTCTGAAGACAGACGTGACCGGGATCGTAAGCACTATTACGAACACCGAAAAAATCGTAGTACCAGTCGTCGTCGCCGTTCGAAGAGTCGTGGTCGGCGTAGCCGCAACATTCGAAATAGTCGCAGCTACGATGGTGGGAGCCGCAGTCATTATAGGAGCCCTAGTCGCTGCTGCAGCAGTGGTGGTGAAAGCTGCGCGTATGGTCGTCAGAGTCGGAGACGTGGTCAAAGAAGTTGTAGCCGCGTTCGTCATAGTAGGTGCAATCTACGAAGCCGGAGCCATGCACACAACATGCTGGGTACTCGCATGCAGAGTGGTGAGAAACAACCAGGTCTGACGACAATTGGGAATATGAATACATTTCAAGGTAATGAACATCAGTTATTTCTTAAGGAATTAGTTGACACATTAAAAGATAACAGGCCAGAGGGTAATAAATTTCCTATGTTAGGCAATGTAATACCAGAGTTTGGCCCGATGGTTAAAGAGCAAACTGTACATATGTGGCTCAATAAGGTAGACGAGTGTGCAAAATTATACAACTGGGGAGATAATCAGATCATCCATTGTGCATTACCCAAGCTGTCTGGCAGTGTTGccaactttatttttataaacccACCAAATAAGGCCGTATTAACCACCAGAAAACCACTAAACTTTGTCGGGCTCTCAAACCACCAGAATTCCACTAGAAATTACAGTGCgacacaaaatattacttattcatGAGCGACAACCATCTGCGATACTTGTGAAATGTCGCGTGCTTAAGCGTAGTGTTATATAGCTGCAAACTCGCTATAGTAAAATCACTAGATTCTTTAATTCGCCCGTTGGAACGCGGTAGGGCGTTCAACTCGCGGTGTGGTAAAGGAAAGCGGGAATATAttagattttaaatttaaaacagagtaggaataattaaaaataataaaatagagtACCTACTTAGATTTTGATTTGCTATGACAATAAAATACTGTACTGTAATTGtcatttcattattaaaaagttcgattaaatcattatttgaaTAATATAGAATATGCACGACTTTTAATTCTTTCATGACTACATTGACTACTAATCATACAATGTACTCGTagtagtaaatatttatatgttgcAGTTCTAGCCCTCTCTCACTCTCTATGTCTAAGCAAAATTTCAATTAAGTGAACACCACTCTAGTTTTGTATTGAAGTAATTCTATGGTTGAAATGTTCATACTTTGCTCAATGTTGACGAACTCCAAAATATTGACTAGGACTAATGTTATAAATTGTATCAGTAAATTCTGCAGTTTcatatcaaatgataaaaaaacacAGCAAATATGTATATTGCTTTGATAGTATACATAGGGTACTTAagtaaattaagtaagtaagtattctttattgtgcaccacaGAGTCTTAACGTAAACATATGTAAGGAAAACAATATAGGTAACaacaacaggcagtcttatcgctaaaaagcgatctcttccagacaaccttagggtagcagacacttaa
Protein-coding regions in this window:
- the LOC133525347 gene encoding NF-kappa-B inhibitor cactus-like, coding for MNKAKTWRNFLCHGDITNLMFLHDVIDNDSRHCLLEYNNKQQQCVHIVASEPNAVEKMKLLVLWGANINGKEGKNGDTALHIGVKMKDYELVEWLCRLQDINRELVNNECRTPFHIAFMNRDEKMMRILKENGATGRLPLQSESNSADEDYEPHKISLKHV